A single Streptomyces sp. Edi2 DNA region contains:
- the mutA gene encoding methylmalonyl-CoA mutase small subunit gives MTAEPSELPLAAAFPDADREQWQRLVEGVLRKSGASEATGTAAEDALATDLQDGIRIRPLYTAEDATGSLGLPGFPPFVRAGRPEGTTVAGWDVRQRHVHTDPVRANEAVLADLENGVTSVWLAVGDGGLPVDGLERALDGVYLDLAAVVLDAGADFAPAAEELLRLYTASGAPLTEAVGCLGADPLGLLARTGDDAKLRLQGESAARIAARCAAEAPGVRALAVDALPYHEAGGSAAEELGASLATGVAYLRQLTESGLGIDDACRQLEFRYAATADQFLTIAKLRAARRLWARVAEVCGASPAAAAQRQHAVTSTVMMTRRDPWVNMLRTTVAGLSAGVGGAEAVTVLPFDAALGVPDAFARRIARNTQSVLLEESHLSKVIDPAGGSWYVENLTDELAGAAWAFFQEIEGAGGQAAALRSGMIAGRLARTWERRSKDLAHRREPITGVSEFPHLAEPPVHREPAPDPIGGGLPRVRRDDAYERLRSRSDDRLAASGDRPKVFLAALGPVAAHTARVTFAANLFQAGGIETVQEAAPVDAESVAEAFARSGARIACLCSSDAVYGEQAAAVATALKSAGALRVHLAGKPGERREEFVAAGVDSFVFAGCDAVEVLSSALDVMEVA, from the coding sequence ATGACCGCCGAGCCCTCCGAACTCCCCCTGGCCGCCGCCTTCCCCGATGCCGATCGAGAGCAGTGGCAGCGCCTCGTCGAAGGCGTGCTGCGCAAATCGGGCGCCTCAGAGGCGACGGGCACCGCCGCCGAGGATGCGCTCGCCACCGATCTGCAGGACGGTATCCGCATCCGCCCGCTCTACACCGCCGAGGACGCCACGGGCTCCCTGGGCCTTCCGGGCTTCCCGCCGTTCGTACGGGCCGGCCGGCCCGAGGGCACGACCGTCGCCGGGTGGGACGTACGCCAGCGCCATGTCCACACCGATCCGGTGCGTGCCAATGAAGCGGTACTGGCCGACCTGGAGAACGGCGTCACCTCGGTCTGGCTGGCCGTCGGCGACGGCGGGCTGCCGGTGGACGGCCTGGAGCGCGCGCTCGACGGTGTCTATCTGGACCTGGCCGCGGTGGTGCTGGACGCCGGCGCCGATTTCGCGCCCGCCGCCGAGGAGTTGCTGCGGCTCTACACCGCGTCCGGCGCGCCGCTCACCGAGGCGGTCGGCTGCCTGGGCGCCGACCCGCTCGGTCTGCTGGCCCGTACGGGCGACGACGCCAAGCTCCGCTTGCAGGGGGAGTCGGCCGCCCGGATCGCCGCGCGCTGCGCCGCGGAGGCGCCCGGCGTGCGCGCGCTGGCCGTGGACGCGCTGCCGTACCACGAGGCGGGCGGCTCCGCGGCCGAGGAACTGGGCGCCTCGCTGGCGACCGGTGTCGCCTATCTGCGGCAGCTGACGGAGTCCGGCCTGGGCATCGACGACGCCTGCCGGCAACTGGAGTTCCGCTATGCCGCCACCGCCGACCAGTTCCTGACGATCGCCAAGCTGCGCGCTGCCCGGCGGCTGTGGGCGCGGGTCGCCGAGGTCTGCGGGGCCTCCCCCGCGGCCGCCGCGCAGCGCCAGCACGCCGTCACCTCCACCGTGATGATGACCCGTCGGGACCCGTGGGTGAACATGCTGCGCACCACGGTCGCCGGGTTGTCCGCGGGCGTGGGCGGCGCGGAGGCGGTGACGGTCCTGCCGTTCGATGCCGCACTGGGCGTGCCCGATGCGTTCGCCCGCCGGATCGCCCGGAACACCCAGTCCGTGCTGCTGGAGGAGTCGCATCTGTCGAAGGTGATCGACCCGGCGGGCGGTTCCTGGTACGTGGAGAACCTGACCGACGAGCTGGCCGGTGCGGCCTGGGCGTTCTTCCAGGAGATCGAGGGCGCGGGCGGTCAGGCCGCGGCGCTGCGGTCCGGGATGATCGCCGGGCGGCTGGCCCGTACCTGGGAGCGCCGCAGCAAGGACCTCGCCCACCGGCGCGAACCGATCACCGGGGTCAGCGAGTTCCCGCACCTCGCCGAGCCCCCGGTGCACCGCGAGCCGGCGCCCGACCCGATCGGCGGAGGGCTGCCTCGGGTGCGCAGGGACGATGCCTACGAGCGGCTGCGGTCGCGCTCCGACGACCGTCTGGCGGCGAGCGGTGACCGGCCGAAGGTCTTCCTGGCCGCGCTGGGCCCGGTCGCGGCGCACACCGCGCGGGTGACGTTCGCCGCCAATCTCTTCCAGGCCGGCGGCATCGAGACGGTGCAGGAGGCCGCGCCGGTGGACGCGGAGTCGGTGGCCGAGGCGTTCGCCCGCAGCGGCGCGCGGATCGCCTGTCTGTGTTCGAGCGACGCGGTGTACGGCGAGCAGGCGGCGGCCGTGGCGACCGCGCTGAAGTCGGCGGGGGCGCTGCGGGTGCACCTGGCCGGCAAGCCGGGTGAGCGCCGGGAGGAATTCGTAGCGGCCGGGGTGGACTCCTTCGTCTTCGCGGGCTGCGACGCAGTCGAGGTGCTGTCCTCGGCCCTGGATGTCATGGAGGTGGCGTGA
- a CDS encoding DUF4185 domain-containing protein — MPKATMIRTAAAAALLLAGAGLLWALPGAASPGSAADCRGRRIASWPADSRHTAEFARYGDDNTRVDDWTGGDGTHSVRLPDGRTLWLFSDTFLDRIQPPPNPQGERHRWRTADAGGTPLLRHNAAVVMSRSGRPTRTLTGGTAAAPGPIFPDPPGGGLRWPVRASVEPRTPGAHEKVVRVLLWNRAPGTGPWIFGLPCGTEVATLSLPGLRLEDITETVGRIAADPGRRVLYGAAAVRAGGWTYVFGGDDPPSSPASSAYVARVPGGRLADRKSWRFWDGARWQPQAGRAGPVLRAGGRRGVGSAFSVVRDGPAWLLFTMDTGGGGAAGLRAITTYWSCSPTGPWHGPDGRLTPPRPPAPDPQYVAAYNPQVHPEFTTNGEFLLSYDINWLGPPGVPPDARLNGDVELYRPRFLRVRTGPAGW, encoded by the coding sequence ATGCCCAAGGCGACGATGATCCGTACCGCGGCCGCCGCTGCCCTGCTCCTCGCCGGTGCCGGGCTGCTGTGGGCGCTGCCGGGGGCGGCCTCTCCCGGCAGCGCCGCGGACTGCCGCGGGCGCCGGATCGCCTCCTGGCCCGCCGATTCCCGGCATACCGCGGAATTCGCCCGCTACGGCGACGACAACACCCGGGTGGACGACTGGACCGGCGGTGACGGCACCCACTCGGTGCGCCTTCCCGACGGCCGCACGCTCTGGCTCTTCTCCGACACCTTCCTCGACCGGATCCAGCCGCCGCCCAACCCGCAAGGGGAGCGGCATCGTTGGCGGACCGCCGACGCCGGGGGCACCCCGCTCCTGCGGCACAACGCCGCCGTGGTGATGTCCCGTTCGGGCCGGCCGACGCGCACCCTGACCGGCGGCACCGCGGCCGCCCCAGGGCCGATCTTCCCCGACCCGCCCGGCGGCGGACTGCGCTGGCCGGTCCGCGCGAGCGTGGAGCCCCGTACGCCCGGCGCGCACGAGAAGGTCGTCCGGGTGCTGCTGTGGAACCGTGCGCCCGGAACCGGACCGTGGATCTTCGGCCTGCCGTGTGGCACCGAGGTGGCCACGCTGTCACTCCCCGGCCTGCGGCTGGAAGACATCACCGAGACCGTCGGCCGGATCGCTGCCGACCCGGGCCGGCGCGTTCTCTACGGAGCGGCGGCGGTCCGTGCCGGCGGCTGGACCTATGTCTTCGGCGGCGACGACCCGCCCTCGTCACCGGCCTCCAGCGCCTATGTCGCACGGGTCCCGGGCGGGCGGCTCGCGGACCGCAAGAGCTGGCGGTTCTGGGACGGCGCCCGCTGGCAGCCGCAGGCCGGGCGGGCCGGGCCGGTGCTGCGGGCCGGCGGCCGGCGCGGTGTCGGGAGTGCCTTCTCCGTGGTCCGCGACGGTCCGGCCTGGCTGCTGTTCACCATGGACACCGGTGGCGGCGGGGCGGCCGGGCTGCGGGCGATCACCACCTACTGGTCCTGCTCGCCGACCGGCCCCTGGCACGGGCCGGACGGCCGCCTCACCCCGCCCCGCCCACCGGCCCCCGACCCGCAGTACGTCGCCGCCTACAACCCCCAGGTACACCCCGAATTCACCACGAACGGGGAGTTTCTGCTCAGCTACGACATCAACTGGCTCGGCCCGCCCGGCGTCCCGCCCGATGCCCGGCTCAACGGCGATGTGGAGCTGTACCGGCCGCGGTTCCTGCGGGTGCGAACGGGCCCCGCCGGGTGGTGA
- a CDS encoding HAMP domain-containing sensor histidine kinase: MPALPRLRTGNPQLLRGLRARLVVGFLVVAAVSALTTALLTYQEARNAILQRSQDIAVNDLRAQVNSLAPELPVPPSQADLDSLRVQLERSGKSRDWDISVHYSGVRDSGDGGLRGDVVIPDDLKASVEKRHVPAFQRVDRSGDPWLLIGMPVRQSDGRASALTVYAQLPLSAEESNVEALVSAAQRGALPVLVLTVVLALLAARGVLRPVRGLRQAAGRIAEGKLDTRLEVKGADEIADLSRTFNDMAARLEESMAELRRLESNSRRFAADVSHELRTPLAAMTAVTDVLDEDADSLDPDTASAVRLISQETGKLARMVEDLMEVSRFDAGAAALHLDEVDVGETIRKTLQARAWQKRVTAELPADVRAGLDPRRLDVVVANLVGNALHHGGEPVRVRLHAPEPGADRLLIEISDSGPGIDPEVLPHVFDRFYKADSARARSEGSGLGLAIAQENVRLHGGSMRAANSPEGGAVFTVDLPLRLREAGEPVTEGDGDPPDDDGGAVDEQTADDDRGGLRSAAGKELHA; the protein is encoded by the coding sequence ATGCCGGCCCTGCCCCGCCTGCGGACGGGAAACCCCCAGTTGCTGCGGGGACTACGGGCCCGGCTCGTCGTGGGGTTCCTGGTGGTGGCCGCCGTCAGTGCGCTGACCACCGCTCTGCTGACCTACCAGGAAGCCCGTAACGCCATACTGCAGCGCTCCCAGGACATTGCCGTCAACGACCTGAGGGCGCAGGTCAACTCGCTGGCACCCGAGCTCCCGGTCCCGCCGTCCCAGGCGGATCTGGATTCCTTGCGCGTCCAGTTGGAGCGCTCAGGGAAGTCCCGGGACTGGGACATTTCCGTGCATTACAGCGGCGTACGGGACAGTGGCGACGGCGGCCTGCGGGGCGACGTCGTGATACCGGACGACCTCAAGGCGTCGGTGGAGAAGCGGCATGTGCCGGCCTTCCAGCGCGTGGACCGCAGCGGGGACCCCTGGCTGCTGATCGGGATGCCGGTACGGCAGTCCGACGGCCGGGCCTCCGCGCTGACCGTCTATGCCCAACTTCCGCTGAGCGCCGAGGAGTCCAACGTCGAGGCGCTGGTGAGCGCGGCCCAGCGGGGCGCGCTGCCGGTGCTGGTACTGACCGTGGTCCTGGCGCTGCTCGCCGCGCGCGGAGTGCTGCGGCCCGTACGGGGTCTGCGGCAGGCCGCCGGACGGATCGCCGAGGGCAAGCTGGACACCCGGCTGGAGGTCAAGGGCGCCGACGAGATCGCGGATCTGTCCCGGACCTTCAACGACATGGCGGCCCGGCTGGAGGAGAGCATGGCCGAGCTGCGCCGCCTGGAGTCCAACTCCCGGCGGTTCGCGGCCGATGTCTCGCACGAGCTGCGGACACCGCTGGCGGCGATGACCGCGGTGACCGATGTGCTCGACGAGGACGCCGACTCCCTCGACCCCGACACCGCCTCCGCGGTCCGGCTGATCAGCCAGGAGACCGGGAAGCTGGCGCGGATGGTGGAGGATCTGATGGAGGTGTCGCGCTTCGACGCGGGGGCCGCGGCGCTCCATCTGGACGAGGTGGACGTCGGCGAGACCATCCGCAAGACCCTCCAGGCCCGGGCCTGGCAGAAGAGGGTGACGGCGGAACTGCCCGCGGACGTACGGGCCGGACTCGATCCACGGCGGCTCGATGTCGTGGTCGCGAACCTGGTCGGCAATGCCCTGCACCACGGCGGCGAGCCGGTCCGGGTGCGGCTGCACGCCCCGGAGCCGGGCGCCGACCGGCTGCTGATCGAGATCTCCGACAGCGGCCCCGGCATCGACCCCGAGGTCCTGCCGCATGTCTTCGACCGTTTCTACAAGGCGGACTCCGCCCGCGCCCGCTCGGAGGGCAGCGGCCTGGGCCTGGCCATCGCGCAGGAGAACGTACGGCTGCACGGCGGCTCCATGCGCGCCGCCAACTCCCCCGAGGGGGGCGCGGTGTTCACGGTGGATCTGCCGCTGCGCCTGCGGGAGGCGGGCGAGCCGGTGACCGAAGGGGACGGCGACCCGCCGGACGACGACGGAGGGGCGGTCGACGAGCAGACCGCGGATGACGACCGGGGCGGCCTCCGCTCCGCGGCCGGAAAGGAGCTGCACGCATGA
- a CDS encoding response regulator transcription factor: MPRVLLIEDDAAVRDGVSLALRRRGHEVAAAASGEEGLEVLPGFRPDIVLLDLMLPGKDGFEVCRLIRAERQLPIIMLTARGEDLDVVLGLEAGADDYIVKPARGEVLEARMRAVLRRTALPADGTPAVAEPGPAPVETYGELAIDRAGLVVGKGGQDLSLAPSEMKLLLFLSATPGQVFSRQQLLEHVWEHSYHGDSRLVDACVMRLRTKIEDTPRSPRYVQTVRGFGYRFGPL; encoded by the coding sequence ATGCCACGTGTACTTCTGATCGAGGACGACGCCGCCGTACGGGACGGAGTGTCCCTGGCCCTACGGCGGCGCGGCCATGAAGTGGCGGCCGCGGCCAGCGGCGAGGAGGGGCTGGAGGTCCTGCCGGGCTTCCGCCCCGACATCGTGCTGCTGGATCTGATGCTCCCCGGCAAGGACGGCTTCGAGGTCTGCCGGCTGATCCGCGCCGAGCGGCAGCTGCCCATCATCATGCTCACCGCCCGTGGCGAAGATCTCGACGTGGTGCTCGGTCTGGAGGCCGGCGCCGACGACTACATCGTCAAGCCGGCCCGCGGCGAAGTCCTCGAAGCACGGATGCGCGCCGTGCTGCGCCGTACCGCGCTGCCCGCCGACGGCACGCCGGCCGTCGCGGAGCCCGGCCCCGCCCCGGTCGAGACCTACGGCGAACTGGCCATAGACCGCGCCGGTCTGGTCGTCGGCAAGGGCGGCCAGGATCTGTCGCTGGCCCCCTCGGAGATGAAGCTGCTGCTGTTCCTGTCCGCCACCCCGGGGCAGGTCTTCAGCCGCCAGCAGCTGCTGGAGCATGTGTGGGAGCACAGCTATCACGGCGATTCGCGGTTGGTCGATGCCTGTGTCATGCGGCTGCGGACGAAAATAGAGGACACCCCGCGCAGCCCCCGTTACGTCCAGACCGTGCGTGGCTTCGGCTACCGCTTCGGACCCCTGTGA
- a CDS encoding polysaccharide deacetylase family protein, whose product MTRRFGIQSGIIGVAAAAVVSLAVAGTLAFGDFGATSQAEAGTVGSGQAKQAPVVKVDPSIVHASDRPGRSLNITIDDGPDPTWTPKVLAVLKKHNVKAVFCMIGPQAKAHPDLVKQVVAAGHKLCDHTVSHNTGMDHQPESYQSQQILDAQKMIEDAAGGARVEYYRAPGGAFTPYSRKLAADRGMRPLGWNVDSKDFEGGTLEGIKATVRGELPNGPTVLFHDGGGDRSRTVEALDALLPWMQQQGYGFGFPKR is encoded by the coding sequence ATGACACGGCGCTTCGGCATTCAGAGCGGCATCATCGGAGTGGCCGCGGCGGCGGTGGTTTCACTCGCGGTCGCGGGGACGCTCGCCTTCGGTGATTTCGGGGCCACTTCACAGGCCGAGGCCGGCACCGTCGGCTCCGGCCAGGCCAAGCAGGCTCCGGTCGTCAAGGTCGACCCCTCGATCGTGCACGCCTCGGACCGCCCCGGCCGCAGCCTGAACATCACCATCGACGACGGCCCGGACCCGACCTGGACCCCGAAGGTGCTCGCCGTGCTGAAGAAGCACAACGTCAAAGCGGTCTTCTGCATGATAGGTCCGCAGGCCAAGGCGCATCCGGACCTGGTCAAGCAGGTGGTGGCCGCGGGGCACAAGCTCTGCGACCACACCGTCAGCCACAACACCGGTATGGATCACCAGCCGGAGAGCTACCAGTCGCAGCAGATACTCGACGCGCAGAAGATGATCGAGGACGCGGCGGGCGGCGCGCGGGTCGAGTACTACCGCGCCCCCGGCGGCGCCTTCACCCCCTACAGCCGGAAGCTGGCCGCGGACCGCGGGATGCGGCCGCTGGGCTGGAACGTCGACAGCAAGGACTTCGAGGGCGGCACCCTCGAGGGGATCAAGGCGACGGTGCGCGGTGAACTCCCCAACGGGCCGACGGTCCTGTTCCACGACGGTGGGGGCGACCGTTCCCGGACCGTCGAGGCGCTGGACGCGCTGCTGCCGTGGATGCAGCAGCAGGGCTACGGGTTCGGGTTTCCGAAGCGCTGA
- a CDS encoding SsgA family sporulation/cell division regulator — protein MNTAIDQAVQVRLIATTFGPHAVPAVLHYQPADPLAVRMFFPPEISLDGAAVDWAFARELLDEGMRRPVGRGDVRVRPSGPDRTVMEFHAEEGVALVQLKTADVQLFLARSYEAVPAGGEPAHLGMERGLAELFGTA, from the coding sequence ATGAACACCGCCATCGACCAAGCCGTCCAGGTCCGCCTCATCGCCACCACCTTCGGCCCGCATGCGGTGCCCGCGGTGCTGCACTATCAGCCCGCCGATCCGCTGGCGGTGCGGATGTTCTTCCCGCCGGAGATCTCGCTGGACGGCGCCGCCGTGGACTGGGCCTTCGCCCGGGAACTGCTCGACGAGGGTATGCGGAGACCGGTCGGGCGGGGTGATGTGCGGGTGCGGCCGTCCGGCCCGGACCGCACGGTGATGGAGTTCCACGCGGAGGAGGGCGTCGCGCTGGTCCAGTTGAAGACCGCGGACGTCCAGCTGTTCCTCGCCCGCTCCTACGAGGCCGTACCCGCGGGCGGCGAGCCGGCGCACCTCGGTATGGAGCGCGGCCTCGCGGAGCTGTTCGGCACGGCGTAA